The following proteins come from a genomic window of Nocardioides albertanoniae:
- the dcm gene encoding DNA (cytosine-5-)-methyltransferase, giving the protein MDLFAGIGGFHAALSKFGGQCVYAAEKDPAAAKVYQKAWNLDDHDGFAFTEDINEDVEPIDDLTTIDELARMAANGASTIADKIPRDFDVLAAGFPCQAFSKSGHQRGILDETRGTLFYNILRIVAERKPKIVFLENVRNLVGARHRHTTFTTIVTALEGLGYIVSPEPTIISPHRIPPEMGGGPQIRDRVYILAIRAELTSERSPFRNFEYPPAWNPKTGWSITESLLDDDAPAAITDRWLASLSDLGRASELRDLRGASEQHSVEGSEWWVAWESLLNEVVARRHLRTGSGTAPFPGFPIWFRAAEEAWEARERTDADSRDLTWKREFLDKSLRFLADYSEEINASGVLQRILGMPHNSWKKLEWQAGDAISLDECLIQLRPSGVRIKKANYTPALVAINQTPILGEERRRLTPYEAGRLQGFPDNVYKAMLEAGQKPAECYKQFGNAVHVGAVTYGLTQFMNHYFRSKPPSDPRLGFLWDGILASPAWKSVEEADHLNI; this is encoded by the coding sequence GTGGATCTGTTCGCCGGGATCGGCGGGTTCCACGCCGCGCTCAGCAAGTTCGGCGGCCAGTGCGTCTACGCCGCCGAAAAAGACCCGGCTGCCGCGAAGGTCTACCAGAAGGCGTGGAACCTCGATGACCACGACGGGTTCGCGTTCACCGAGGACATCAACGAGGACGTCGAGCCAATCGATGACCTCACCACCATCGACGAACTCGCCCGCATGGCGGCGAACGGCGCCAGCACCATCGCGGACAAGATTCCGCGGGACTTCGATGTCCTCGCCGCGGGTTTCCCGTGCCAAGCCTTCAGCAAGTCAGGGCATCAGCGAGGGATCCTCGACGAGACCCGCGGCACTCTCTTCTACAACATCCTTCGCATCGTGGCGGAGCGAAAGCCAAAGATCGTCTTCCTGGAGAACGTCCGAAACCTGGTTGGCGCAAGACACCGCCATACCACCTTCACAACCATCGTCACCGCGCTTGAAGGTCTTGGTTACATCGTCAGCCCCGAACCGACGATCATCTCGCCGCACCGCATCCCACCAGAGATGGGTGGCGGGCCTCAGATCCGTGATCGCGTCTACATCCTGGCCATCCGTGCTGAACTGACCTCGGAACGATCGCCGTTCCGGAATTTCGAGTATCCGCCGGCGTGGAACCCTAAGACCGGGTGGAGCATCACCGAGTCGCTCCTGGATGACGACGCGCCAGCCGCAATCACCGATCGGTGGCTCGCCAGCCTGTCCGACCTAGGTCGTGCCAGTGAGTTGCGCGATCTCCGCGGCGCCAGCGAGCAGCATTCGGTCGAAGGGTCCGAATGGTGGGTCGCCTGGGAGTCTCTCCTCAATGAGGTCGTGGCGAGACGTCACCTGCGGACTGGCTCCGGCACCGCGCCGTTCCCGGGATTCCCGATCTGGTTCCGCGCAGCCGAGGAAGCATGGGAGGCACGAGAACGCACGGACGCTGACAGCCGCGACCTCACCTGGAAGCGCGAGTTCCTCGACAAGTCATTGCGGTTCCTGGCTGACTATTCCGAGGAGATCAACGCTTCTGGGGTCCTGCAGCGAATCCTCGGCATGCCGCACAACAGCTGGAAAAAGCTTGAGTGGCAGGCCGGCGACGCCATCTCACTCGATGAGTGCCTCATCCAGTTGCGACCATCTGGGGTTCGGATCAAGAAGGCGAACTACACACCAGCGCTGGTGGCAATCAACCAGACCCCGATCCTCGGAGAAGAGCGCCGTCGGCTCACCCCATACGAGGCTGGACGACTGCAGGGGTTCCCCGACAACGTCTACAAGGCAATGCTGGAAGCCGGCCAGAAGCCGGCCGAGTGCTACAAGCAGTTCGGCAATGCGGTTCACGTGGGCGCGGTGACGTACGGCCTGACGCAGTTCATGAACCACTACTTCAGAAGTAAGCCACCGAGCGACCCGCGTCTCGGCTTCCTGTGGGATGGCATACTCGCGAGCCCGGCCTGGAAATCGGTCGAAGAGGCCGATCACCTGAATATTTAG
- a CDS encoding Z1 domain-containing protein encodes MFGVTAQALDAGVDMVLILAGTRLALWRQTVERFVRQVDFEGSAFRLKKRRLLFPDPGFMLSSSGGLPPSDLYSLVPSDVERAIDNNRPIVAFAMKHPDHLRAVSRQLRETLFPLLEVRDKPFHLVVLDDEADDGSILDAVAEQGIDPVMGQVKQTPRSIAGIWQHLTESETASKHLYATYVAYTATPQANLLQENHNPLAPRHFVACLRTPFDEGEISPRQTTFREPSGLHRYYTGGAVFYERGESADLCRTTPDDPDEALRSAVRAYLVAGAIRNARAAGLGTLDARAATFESLDDLRAAVHGPHTMLIHPSGLVSDHFATATDLLAWAGATDGATARKMLEEDDTFLPASLGEDVLQNESEWQEWHVAYTEAAGAIKSEFDLVATPQVPAWDTVRELLIEQVIPAVRLAIINSDERADDRPEFDPTQSEGAWQAPRDLATIFISGNVMSRGLTLEGLTTTLFLRRSNSPFADTQMQMQRWFGYRGRDLELCKVFLPSEQLSLFRQYHSTDEAMRRMVIAAMNNASSDRAPLPTVLHGRDFLATGKIAKLSQVPLSPGPLPMIALTNDGCTDDPNLGLLTKTFEGASDDVIVQGRLRGRVLAEQFDLEQVADLLDDLRYETYRPGRSHATAEHWEKLQASLEFDSSDPLLPLYRAPKPPDGTAHDAPLAPCPYGIAAYLRLWSALLSRRAPGFVATDDPDLLWSMADLQVKNAHQPRFHVGIRYGGAHPVTTGPLGELPFSIRPMNRSIDDDRFMRGSWGSRNESPSPGGYLGDELFDYHVSGRTPPYKAVGDTDRWRPPGSDGLVLFHVLEGTAGPTLAVGLAIPRGGPDQIPALLNT; translated from the coding sequence ATGTTCGGCGTGACCGCCCAAGCACTCGACGCGGGCGTCGACATGGTGCTGATTCTCGCGGGCACACGACTGGCCCTTTGGCGCCAGACCGTCGAGCGATTTGTTCGACAGGTTGACTTCGAAGGGTCAGCATTTCGGCTCAAGAAGCGCAGGTTGTTGTTCCCCGATCCGGGGTTCATGCTGTCAAGCAGCGGGGGCCTGCCGCCGTCCGATCTGTATTCGCTCGTACCCTCAGACGTCGAGCGGGCCATAGACAACAACCGCCCGATAGTCGCCTTCGCGATGAAACATCCAGACCACCTGCGGGCAGTCTCCCGGCAGCTCCGCGAGACCCTCTTTCCGCTCCTGGAAGTACGAGACAAGCCCTTCCACCTGGTCGTGTTGGACGACGAGGCTGATGATGGCTCGATCCTGGACGCTGTTGCCGAGCAGGGGATCGACCCCGTCATGGGCCAGGTGAAGCAGACACCGCGATCGATCGCCGGAATCTGGCAACATCTCACCGAGTCTGAGACTGCCAGCAAGCACCTATACGCAACATATGTCGCCTACACAGCCACCCCGCAGGCGAATCTCTTGCAGGAGAACCACAACCCGTTGGCACCGCGACATTTCGTCGCCTGCCTCCGCACACCTTTTGACGAAGGCGAGATCTCCCCTCGCCAAACCACATTCAGGGAGCCGAGCGGCCTTCATCGGTATTACACAGGTGGTGCCGTCTTCTACGAGCGTGGCGAGAGTGCCGACCTTTGCCGCACAACGCCCGACGACCCAGACGAGGCTTTGAGGAGCGCCGTTCGCGCGTACCTGGTCGCCGGCGCGATCCGCAATGCCCGAGCAGCAGGCCTCGGGACCCTCGACGCCCGCGCGGCAACTTTCGAGTCACTTGATGACTTAAGGGCCGCGGTACACGGGCCGCACACGATGCTCATCCACCCATCAGGTCTGGTCAGCGATCACTTTGCGACAGCGACCGACCTGCTCGCCTGGGCCGGAGCAACCGACGGGGCCACGGCTCGCAAGATGCTCGAGGAGGACGACACTTTCCTACCTGCAAGTCTTGGGGAAGACGTCCTGCAGAACGAGAGCGAGTGGCAGGAGTGGCACGTGGCCTACACAGAGGCCGCAGGCGCCATCAAGAGCGAGTTCGACCTTGTCGCGACTCCGCAGGTCCCGGCATGGGACACCGTCCGAGAACTCTTGATCGAGCAGGTGATCCCCGCAGTCCGTCTCGCGATCATCAACAGCGACGAACGGGCAGACGATCGGCCTGAGTTCGACCCCACCCAGTCAGAAGGTGCGTGGCAAGCTCCTCGAGACCTCGCCACCATCTTCATCTCCGGCAACGTCATGTCGCGGGGGCTGACGTTGGAGGGCCTCACCACCACCCTGTTCCTGCGCCGCTCAAACAGCCCGTTCGCGGACACACAGATGCAGATGCAGCGTTGGTTCGGCTACAGAGGCCGCGATCTAGAGCTCTGCAAGGTGTTCCTGCCTAGCGAGCAACTGTCACTGTTCCGCCAGTACCACAGCACTGACGAAGCTATGCGACGAATGGTGATCGCAGCGATGAACAATGCCAGCAGCGACCGAGCACCACTACCCACGGTTCTGCATGGTCGTGACTTCCTTGCCACCGGGAAGATCGCCAAACTCTCCCAGGTCCCCCTGTCTCCAGGACCGCTTCCCATGATCGCGCTCACGAACGACGGCTGCACTGACGACCCCAACCTGGGACTTCTCACGAAGACCTTCGAGGGGGCATCTGACGATGTGATCGTCCAAGGCCGCCTGCGTGGCCGCGTTCTCGCCGAGCAGTTCGACCTAGAACAAGTGGCAGACCTGCTAGACGACCTCAGGTACGAGACATATCGACCCGGCAGAAGCCACGCGACCGCCGAACATTGGGAAAAGCTGCAGGCGAGCCTCGAGTTCGACTCCTCCGACCCACTGTTGCCGCTCTACCGTGCACCAAAGCCTCCAGACGGGACGGCACACGACGCACCACTGGCTCCGTGCCCATACGGCATCGCCGCCTACCTCCGTCTGTGGTCAGCTCTGCTCAGCAGGAGGGCACCCGGATTCGTCGCGACCGATGATCCAGACCTCCTCTGGAGCATGGCCGACCTGCAGGTCAAGAATGCCCACCAGCCACGCTTCCACGTGGGCATCCGCTACGGCGGGGCACATCCCGTGACAACTGGACCGCTTGGGGAGCTGCCGTTCAGCATCCGGCCCATGAATCGCTCGATCGATGATGACCGCTTCATGAGAGGGTCATGGGGCAGCAGGAACGAATCGCCGTCTCCAGGCGGCTACCTTGGCGACGAACTGTTCGACTATCACGTCAGTGGCCGGACGCCGCCGTACAAGGCGGTGGGCGATACCGACCGTTGGCGTCCTCCTGGATCGGATGGCTTGGTCCTGTTCCATGTTCTCGAAGGGACGGCTGGACCGACTCTCGCCGTCGGCTTGGCGATCCCCCGAGGCGGCCCAGATCAGATACCCGCACTGTTGAACACATGA
- a CDS encoding TrmO family methyltransferase domain-containing protein: MEPIPMTPIAQVVGGRTEPTDDYWGGTQAIIRLDPDLFPLEATQGLEEFSHLEVVFFFHLTDQTDLNLGLRRARENPAWPEVGNLGHRNMRRRNWLGISRCKLIKVDGLDLHVEDLDAVDGTPILDVKPWFAEFGTRGKTHQPAWVTEMLGDYFAPSTTA; this comes from the coding sequence ATGGAACCCATCCCCATGACCCCGATCGCCCAGGTCGTCGGCGGCCGGACCGAGCCCACTGACGACTACTGGGGCGGCACCCAGGCGATCATCCGCCTCGACCCCGACCTGTTCCCGCTCGAGGCGACCCAGGGTCTGGAGGAGTTCTCCCACCTCGAGGTCGTCTTCTTCTTCCACCTCACCGACCAGACCGACCTCAACCTCGGCCTACGTCGCGCCCGCGAGAACCCGGCCTGGCCCGAGGTCGGCAACCTCGGCCACCGCAACATGCGGCGCCGCAACTGGCTCGGCATCTCCCGCTGCAAGCTCATCAAGGTCGATGGCCTCGACCTCCACGTCGAAGACCTTGACGCCGTCGACGGCACTCCGATCCTCGACGTGAAGCCCTGGTTCGCAGAGTTCGGCACGCGCGGGAAGACTCACCAGCCGGCATGGGTCACCGAGATGCTCGGCGACTACTTCGCTCCATCGACAACGGCATAG
- the vsr gene encoding DNA mismatch endonuclease Vsr, whose amino-acid sequence MASLPRDPEAQHVPAHPGSSSASVSRRMSKAKRRDTDAELALRRELYRRGRRYRVTYPIPGQRRRTIDVAFTKARLAVFVDGCFWHGCPEHGTKPRSNSEWWLTKLAANKARDEDTDLLLGQIGWTVIRIWEHESPDSAANRIDAVLNRHN is encoded by the coding sequence ATGGCGTCCTTACCGCGCGACCCTGAAGCCCAACACGTCCCTGCGCATCCGGGGTCATCATCGGCCTCTGTGTCGCGTCGGATGAGCAAGGCGAAGCGGCGTGACACGGACGCCGAACTTGCGCTACGACGCGAGTTGTACCGTCGCGGCCGGCGCTACCGGGTCACATACCCGATTCCTGGACAACGACGCCGCACAATCGATGTCGCTTTTACGAAGGCACGCCTCGCAGTTTTCGTCGACGGCTGTTTCTGGCATGGCTGCCCGGAGCATGGGACGAAACCGCGGTCCAACAGCGAATGGTGGCTGACGAAGCTTGCAGCCAACAAGGCCCGTGACGAGGACACCGACCTACTGCTGGGTCAGATCGGTTGGACAGTCATCCGTATCTGGGAGCATGAGTCGCCGGACAGTGCTGCCAACCGTATCGACGCGGTGCTCAACCGTCACAATTGA
- a CDS encoding Tat pathway signal protein codes for MDLTRREALGAAAATVVSWGAPPTAGRRYGTTDVARVYSTAGGFARADQKLGGGSALAQVTTYLLNDVQRMVTGVFPNESVRAAMFAAASEVAYVAGWMAFDDARHGQARRLLTTSVKLAEEAGDPALAGHALRALAHQAIELEKPNDALALAEASVDGDRYRTACLRERALIGVVHARALATAGLGGASAAALLRAENDLAAASSGDEEPSRVFFFSEASLAHETGRTLYASGDLNGAEAALTRSVELRGKEFVRTHAVTLGYLGEIQAARGHLDRAGATWSTALDATSGVRSGRVRDMAATVRQVLQPVRATSEFADLDQRAAAYLATA; via the coding sequence GTGGACCTGACTCGACGTGAGGCACTCGGCGCGGCCGCTGCAACCGTGGTGTCGTGGGGCGCCCCGCCGACGGCAGGACGACGCTACGGCACCACCGATGTCGCCCGGGTCTACTCCACCGCGGGCGGGTTCGCTCGGGCCGACCAGAAGCTCGGCGGCGGGAGCGCGCTCGCTCAGGTCACGACGTACCTCTTGAACGATGTGCAACGCATGGTCACCGGCGTCTTCCCGAACGAGTCGGTCAGAGCGGCGATGTTCGCCGCTGCCTCCGAGGTCGCCTACGTCGCCGGGTGGATGGCCTTCGACGACGCCCGCCACGGCCAAGCGCGTCGCCTGCTGACCACATCGGTCAAGCTCGCCGAAGAGGCCGGCGACCCGGCACTCGCGGGCCACGCACTTCGAGCACTCGCACATCAGGCGATCGAGCTCGAGAAACCCAATGACGCCTTGGCGCTCGCGGAGGCATCCGTGGACGGCGACCGATACCGCACAGCGTGCCTGCGTGAGCGTGCGCTGATCGGTGTCGTCCATGCTCGCGCACTCGCCACCGCGGGCCTGGGCGGCGCCTCCGCTGCAGCGCTTCTACGTGCGGAGAACGACCTGGCGGCCGCGAGCAGCGGCGATGAGGAGCCGAGCCGGGTGTTCTTCTTCTCCGAGGCGTCCCTCGCACACGAGACAGGTCGCACGCTCTACGCCAGCGGCGACCTCAACGGTGCCGAGGCCGCCTTGACCCGGAGCGTCGAGCTGCGTGGCAAGGAGTTCGTCCGCACCCACGCGGTGACCCTCGGTTACCTCGGCGAGATCCAGGCCGCCCGGGGCCACCTCGACCGTGCCGGAGCGACCTGGTCGACCGCACTGGACGCAACCAGCGGCGTACGGTCCGGCCGTGTCCGCGACATGGCAGCCACCGTGCGCCAGGTTCTCCAGCCGGTCCGTGCGACCAGCGAGTTCGCAGACCTCGACCAGCGCGCCGCTGCCTACCTCGCAACAGCCTGA
- a CDS encoding PD-(D/E)XK motif protein, protein MTDYESLLARIIEIQAPAQPDDRSVEWVDSAEALGVARTYNNRVELFIPGPEIEARLPSVRENLAHQIWYRTSGGSPEFEASRLVLPAAGHFNQVAAFICTELLRNGVTDDAQRSFAITEPVIDLALMRLHLSDQALTGLIGELLLMEAMLVATQDGPGIEAVFNAWAGFGRSSRDFTLGTHGIEVKTTTKTASSHHAQGVHQVEPQGAESALTLVSISIEWLGEATDGADALPDLVNRIVQRVVSAMGADPSQQMLAEFLVHVHDYGGGGDSGYDHLTMAENPAFDRPFRLRFVRGYDMTDRNIKVIRTEDIAERPHTDLASVEFRVLLPAKVSGDLNPIVGLNKTASSLIGITPEADIQ, encoded by the coding sequence TTGACGGACTACGAGTCCCTCCTAGCACGCATCATCGAGATCCAAGCACCTGCGCAGCCGGACGACCGTTCTGTCGAATGGGTCGACAGCGCTGAAGCGCTCGGGGTCGCTCGGACCTATAACAACCGAGTCGAGCTGTTCATCCCCGGTCCCGAGATCGAGGCACGGCTGCCGTCAGTGCGGGAGAACCTCGCTCATCAGATTTGGTATCGCACGTCTGGAGGCAGTCCTGAGTTCGAGGCAAGCAGACTGGTGCTTCCAGCGGCGGGCCACTTCAACCAGGTTGCTGCCTTCATCTGCACCGAACTGCTCCGCAACGGCGTCACGGACGATGCCCAACGATCCTTCGCCATCACCGAGCCGGTCATCGACCTCGCTCTGATGCGACTGCATCTCAGCGATCAGGCATTGACCGGGCTGATCGGCGAGCTACTCCTCATGGAAGCCATGCTTGTTGCCACGCAAGATGGCCCAGGCATCGAAGCCGTCTTCAACGCATGGGCCGGATTCGGAAGGTCATCCCGTGACTTCACGCTCGGGACACATGGCATCGAGGTCAAGACCACCACGAAGACGGCCTCTTCCCACCACGCTCAGGGTGTTCACCAGGTCGAACCCCAAGGGGCAGAGAGCGCCCTAACCCTGGTGAGCATCAGCATCGAATGGCTGGGGGAAGCGACAGACGGCGCCGACGCGCTCCCAGATCTCGTCAATCGCATCGTCCAACGAGTCGTCTCTGCCATGGGGGCAGATCCCTCTCAACAGATGCTGGCTGAGTTCCTGGTCCACGTGCATGACTACGGCGGTGGCGGCGACTCCGGCTATGACCACCTCACGATGGCGGAGAATCCCGCCTTCGATCGCCCTTTCAGACTGCGGTTCGTGCGTGGTTACGACATGACCGACCGAAACATCAAGGTCATCCGAACCGAAGACATCGCCGAACGGCCCCATACGGATCTGGCGTCGGTCGAGTTCCGGGTGTTGTTGCCCGCGAAAGTCTCTGGCGACCTGAATCCGATAGTCGGTCTCAACAAGACTGCCTCCTCGTTGATCGGCATCACGCCGGAGGCAGACATACAGTGA
- a CDS encoding TetR/AcrR family transcriptional regulator, with protein MPATMTRTGRPGVPGRPRHTGQIATGSAREDILDHAACLFTSRGYAGTSTRDIAEAVGIRQSSLYYHFADKGEILSELLDQTIRPMTDKVKEIEGLAADHGWATVLYVLVLLDAHTLAVAPHNAGMLPRLPDVARQPLFERSKAVRRELIDAYDRIASHLTDHKRHHDLRLGNVLLQLVEVVVSIRRTGDTLTDTKRHAIAASALRICDVHEDQIWTVAITAERLVGQFT; from the coding sequence ATGCCAGCAACCATGACCCGCACCGGCAGACCCGGAGTCCCAGGGCGTCCCCGTCACACCGGGCAGATCGCGACGGGATCGGCGCGTGAGGACATCCTCGACCACGCCGCCTGTCTGTTCACCAGCCGCGGCTACGCAGGCACCTCCACCCGAGACATCGCCGAGGCCGTCGGGATCCGGCAGTCCTCGCTCTACTACCACTTCGCAGACAAAGGCGAGATCCTCAGTGAACTGCTCGATCAGACGATCCGCCCAATGACCGACAAGGTCAAGGAGATCGAAGGTCTCGCAGCCGATCACGGCTGGGCGACCGTCCTGTACGTCCTCGTGCTCCTCGACGCCCACACCCTCGCCGTCGCGCCACACAACGCGGGCATGCTCCCCAGGCTCCCCGACGTGGCCAGGCAGCCATTGTTCGAGCGCTCCAAGGCCGTACGACGCGAACTCATCGACGCCTACGACCGCATCGCCTCACACCTGACTGACCACAAGCGCCACCATGACCTCCGCCTGGGGAACGTGCTGCTCCAGCTCGTCGAAGTCGTCGTCAGCATCCGCCGCACCGGCGACACGCTCACCGACACCAAACGCCACGCCATCGCAGCCTCCGCACTGCGCATCTGCGACGTACACGAAGATCAGATCTGGACCGTCGCCATTACCGCGGAGCGCTTGGTCGGCCAGTTCACCTAG